The Theileria annulata chromosome 3, complete sequence, *** SEQUENCING IN PROGRESS *** genome has a segment encoding these proteins:
- a CDS encoding cysteine proteinase precursor, tacP, putative (note;~Tap-24g11.q1c.cand.98 - score = 35.21;~1 probable transmembrane helix predicted for TA03720 by TMHMM2.0 at aa 47-69;~Signal anchor predicted for TA03720 by SignalP 2.0 HMM (Signal peptide probability 0.000, signal anchor probability 0.999) with cleavage site probability 0.000 between residues -1 and 0), whose translation MAETSFIDPSQRLIDNRFDDVEMSRQFEEDSTLFGSFRRLMTKRRVAIICSIVFSLLVVIGVTVTAVLVTRSKDVFSFKNSLENHAKSDFKSIDLKLIKSYVNELTDLYKDRYISGNHVLEFEVMLSFDKFNKDYNRVHASHNERRDRFLTFRNKFLKVKNHEGHETYSREINSFADMTDEEFNKLFPPIKVPTQRSSPSHVSRLMARMVSDKKYLANLALAKSFVEPINDPTNVTGEGLDWRKANGVTKVKDQGLCGSCWAFATIGSVESLYKIYRDVTLDLSEQELVDCETKSKGCEGGFGDTALQYIQNKGISHSSDMPYHAQNQKCVVKSTDKVFISNSTVTEGLDILNKSLVISPTIVYIAASNDLTMYKSGIYNGECGQGLNHAVLLVGEGYDEVLNKRYWIIKNSWGPHWGEEGYMRLERTNVGTDMCGVLTTGISPVL comes from the exons atggcTGAGACTTCTTTTATTGATCCCAGTCAGAGGTTGATTGACAACCGTTTCGACGATGTTGAGATGAGTAGACAGTTTGAGGAGGATTCCACTTTGTTTGGTTCTTTTAGACGCTTGATGACTAAGAGGCGTGTTGCTATTATATGTAGTATTGTTTTTTCTTTGCTTGTTGTGATTGGTGTTACTGTAACTGCTGTATTAGTTACTAGATCGAAGGATGTATTTAGTTTCAAGAATAGTCTTGAAAATCATGCTAAATCTGATTTTAAATCCATAGACTTAAAGCTTATAAAATCCTATGTAAATGAGTTAACTGATTTATACAAGGATCGTTACATATCTGGCAATCATGTTCTCGAGTTTGAGGTCATGTTGAGCTTCGACAAATTCAACAAGGATTACAATAGAGTTCATGCAAGTCACAATGAACGCAGAGATAGGTTCTTGACATTCAGGAACAAGTTTTTGAAGGTTAAAAATCACGAAG gtCACGAGACTTATAGCAGGGAGATAAATTCTTTTGCTGACATGACTGATGAGGAGTTTAACAAATTGTTTCCCCCAATCAAGGTTCCAACTCAGAGATCAAGTCCTTCTCATGTTAGTCGTCTCATGGCTAGAATGGTTTCTGACAAAAAGTATCTTGCCAATCTCGCTTTGGCCAAATCGTTCGTTGAGCCAATAAATGACCCAACTAATGTAACTGGAGAAGGTCTTGATTGGAGAAAGGCCAATGGAGTTACCAAGGTTAAGGATCAAGGTCTGTGCGGATCATGCTGGGCATTTGCCACCATCGGTTCAGTCGAGAGCctttacaaaatttacaGAGATGTAACTCTTGACTTGAGTGAACAAGAACTTGTTGATTGTGAAACTAAAAGCAAGGGTTGTGAAGGAGGTTTCGGTGACACTGCTCTTCAATACATACAAAATAAAGGTATAAGCCACAGCTCTGATATGCCATACCACGCACAAAACCAGAAGTGCGTTGTAAAATCCACCGACAAAGTGTTCATCAGCAACTCAACTGTTACTGAGGGTTtagatattttaaataagtCTCTAGTTATTTCCCCAACAATAGTTTATATTGCCGCATCAAATGATCTCACCATGTACAAATCGGGCATATACAACGGAGAGTGCGGTCAAGGACTCAACCACGCGGTGCTTCTAGTGGGTGAGGGTTACGATGAAGTCTTAAATAAAAGATACTGGATAATTAAGAACTCCTGGGGACCACACTGGGGAGAAGAAGGATACATGAGGCTTGAAAGAACCAACGTCGGCACCGATATGTGTGGAGTACTTACCACTGGTATATCTCCAGTActataa
- a CDS encoding cysteine proteinase precursor, tacP, putative (note;~Tap-24g11.q1c.cand.99 - score = 34.22;~1 probable transmembrane helix predicted for TA03725 by TMHMM2.0 at aa 47-69;~Signal anchor predicted for TA03725 by SignalP 2.0 HMM (Signal peptide probability 0.000, signal anchor probability 0.999) with cleavage site probability 0.000 between residues -1 and 0) encodes MAETSFIDPSQRLIDNRFDDVEMSRQFEEDSTLFGSFRRLMTKRRVAIICSIVFSLLVVIGVTVTAVLVTRSKDVFSFKNSLENHAKSDFKSIDLKLIKSYVNELTDLYKDRYISGNHVLEFEVMLSFDKFNKDYNRVHASHNERRDRFLTFRNKFLKVKNHEGHETYSREINSFADMTDEEFNKLFPPIKVPTQRSSPSHVSRLMARMVSDKKYLANLALAKSFVEPINDPTNVTGEGLDWRKANGVTKVKDQGLECGSCWAFATIGSVESLYKIYRDVTLDLSEQELVDCETKSKGCEGGFGDTALQYIQNKGVSNDNDIPYVAKKNTCVVKSTKKTYINYFTISSGPDILNKSLVISPTIVYIASSYDLTMYKSGIYNGECAQELNHAVLLVGEGYDDTLKKRYWIIKNSWGSDWGEDGYMRLERTNEGNDKCGILTTGITPGF; translated from the exons atggcTGAGACTTCTTTTATTGATCCCAGTCAGAGGTTGATTGACAACCGTTTCGACGATGTTGAGATGAGTAGACAGTTTGAGGAGGATTCCACTTTGTTTGGTTCTTTTAGACGCTTGATGACTAAGAGGCGTGTTGCTATTATATGTAGTATTGTTTTTTCTTTGCTTGTTGTGATTGGTGTTACTGTAACTGCTGTATTAGTTACTAGATCGAAGGATGTATTTAGTTTCAAGAATAGTCTTGAAAATCATGCTAAATCTGATTTTAAATCCATAGACTTAAAGCTTATAAAATCCTATGTAAATGAGTTAACTGATTTATACAAGGATCGTTACATATCTGGCAATCATGTTCTCGAGTTTGAGGTCATGTTGAGCTTCGACAAATTCAACAAGGATTACAATAGAGTTCATGCAAGTCACAATGAACGCAGAGATAGGTTCTTGACATTCAGGAACAAGTTTTTGAAGGTTAAAAATCACGAAG gtCACGAGACTTATAGCAGGGAGATAAATTCTTTTGCTGACATGACTGATGAGGAGTTTAACAAATTGTTTCCCCCAATCAAGGTTCCAACTCAGAGATCAAGTCCTTCTCATGTTAGTCGTCTCATGGCTAGAATGGTTTCTGACAAAAAGTATCTTGCCAATCTCGCTTTGGCCAAATCGTTCGTTGAGCCAATAAATGACCCAACTAATGTAACTGGAGAAGGTCTTGATTGGAGAAAGGCCAATGGAGTTACCAAGGTTAAGGATCAAGGTCTTGAATGCGGATCATGCTGGGCATTTGCCACCATCGGTTCAGTCGAGAGCctttacaaaatttacaGAGATGTAACTCTTGACTTGAGTGAACAAGAACTTGTTGACTGTGAAACTAAAAGCAAGGGTTGTGAAGGAGGTTTCGGTGACACTGCTCTTCAATACATACAAAATAAAGGTGTGAGTAATGATAATGATATACCTTATGTTGCGAAGAAAAACACGTGCGTTGTAAAATCCACCAAAAAAACATACATTAACTACTTCACCATCTCAAGCGGACCTGACATCTTAAACAAATCTCTAGTTATTTCACCAACAATAGTTTATATAGCATCCTCTTATGATCTCACCATGTACAAATCGGGCATATACAACGGAGAATGTGCGCAGGAGCTCAACCACGCGGTGCTTCTAGTGGGTGAAGGGTATGACGATACATTAAAAAAGAGATATTGGATAATTAAGAATTCTTGGGGTTCCGATTGGGGAGAAGACGGTTACATGAGGCTTGAAAGAACCAACGAGGGGAATGATAAATGCGGAATTTTAACAACTGGTATAACACCAGGATTTTAA
- a CDS encoding uncharacterized protein (note;~Tap-24g11.q1c.C.cand.138 - score = 14.42), translating to MKQFWFIKFLISYFLCVSNFIYYSESIQLDSTSSHDSNTRTLEKNDIPNEIAKIFTFKDRNSSNVCLLRNSYLDMDDVPKECTCSFSRLQKIELECANEQILNSKNCDKNVCETCCILSLSSKFNKEFSKSEAPVNCKMRCFNSTTVTDITQDSLETLNEYLVKIDSLYNVQPPKIHIEGSKC from the exons ATGAAACAGTTTTGGTTTATAAAATTCcttatttcatattttttatgtgtttctaattttatttattacagTGAATCTATTCAGTTGGATTCTACCTCCTCCCATGATAGTAACACACGGACTTTAGAAAAAAACGACATACCTAATGAAATCGCAAAAATATTCACTTTCAAAGACAGAAACTCAA GCAATGTGTGCTTGTTGAGAAACTCATACCTGGACATGGATGATGTTCCAAAGGAATGCACTTGTTCATTTTCTAGACTAC AAAAAATCGAATTGGAATGCGCAAACGAAcagattttaaattctaaGAACTGCGATAAAAATGTGTGTGAAACCTGCTGTATCCTGAGCCTATCTTCAAAGTTCAACAAGGAGTTTTCTAAATCTGAGGCGCCAGTCAACTGCAAAATGAGATGTTTTAATTCTACAACCGTTACAGATATAACTCAGGACTCTCTAGAGACATTAAACGAATACCTCGTAAAAATCGATTCTCTATACAATGTTCAACCTCCTAAAATTCATATAGAAGGGAGTAAGTgctaa
- a CDS encoding GTP-binding protein, putative (note;~Tap-24g11.q1c.cand.97 - score = 43.71), with the protein MLLYTHRFLSHIITINKKCSNFCFRFHSNIRNVAVVAHVDHGKTTLVDQFLKYTGGKLSHSRVMDSHELERERGITILSKVTRINWNDHILNIIDTPGHSDFGGEVERILNIVDCICLLVDVVEGPKPQTNFVLRKALENQSMRSLVVINKCDRECHKSQKEIENELFDLYLDCNANDEQLEFPILYVSAKDSIVSKSYPLSQSQIYDISHILKTIIDYSPEPKVSSLNDLTFQVSLVDIEEGSYLITGKVYSGTVSPGSMLYVRDYLGNKKGTTYVKDLFVFVNGKRVKMADPVLPGDIITIQCYKGITPQVNDTVSTSIDFESIPPVKVSDPVISVLISANSSPFSGKDGKFKTTSDIGKRLKREAMTNLSLQIQESEDKNSFLVKGRGELQIGILLENMRREGYEMTVSPLSAITFEHEGNIVEALQRVIAYVPSEYSTKVVDTISSRNMEITKYSEMDGSEKYTKLEFEGSTSQMMGLMPVLRDITRGRGEFNVTMIGYSRAESKIYNARTTGSLISCNTGTTTAFALDPVMSKGTLFVPEGAHVYQGMVIGESYTDKDLLLNVTRVKPVTGMRNKSHEQSIKIVTRPLNVEQALAFINSTEQLELTPKRISIRKKNLNQSC; encoded by the exons ATGTTACTTTATACACATAGATTCCTATCGCatataataacaataaataaaaaatgcagtaatttttgttttcgTTTCCATAGCAATATCAGGAATGTCGCAGTGGTAGCACATGTCGATCATGGGAAAACAACACTTGTGGATCAATTTTTGAAGTATACAGGAGGGAAGTTATCACATTCAAGAGTAATGGATAGCCATGAATTGGAAAGAGAACGAGGTATCACAATTTTGTCAAAAGTTACCAGGATAAATTGGAATGATCATATCCTGAATATAATAGATACGCCCGGCCATTCTGATTTTGGAGGTGAAGTGGAACGGATTTTAAACATAGTAGACTGCATATGCCTACTGGTAGATGTAGTAGAAGGACCGAAACCTCAGACAAATTTTGTTTTGAGAAAGGCCCTAGAG AACCAATCTATGAGATCATTGGTCGTTATAAATAAGTGTGATAGAGAATGTCATAAATCGCAAaaagaaattgaaaatgaatTGTTTGATTTGTATTTGGATTGCAATGCAAATGATGAGCAATTGGAGTTTCCAATTCTATATGTTTCAGCCAAGGATTCTATAGTTTCAAAAAGTTATCCACTTTCTCAGAGCCAAATCTATGACATTTCACACATTCTAAAAACGATAATTGACTATTCTCCAGAGCCTAAGGTTTCATCCCTCAATGACTTGACTTTCCAAGTTAGCCTAGTTGACATTGAGGAAGGATCATATTTGATAACTGGTAAGGTATATAGTGGAACAGTTTCTCCCGGTTCCATGCTTTACGTTCGCGATTATTTGGGTAATAAAAAGGGTACAACTTATGTAAAGGACCTTTTTGTCTTCGTTAACGGGAAAAGAGTAAAGATGGCTGATCCAGTGCTCCCTGGAGATATCATCACAATTCAGTGTTATAAAGGTATTACACCCCAA GTGAATGACACTGTAAGTACTTCCATAGATTTTGAGTCAATCCCTCCAGTTAAAGTCTCAGACCCCGTGATTTCAGTTCTTATATCTGCAAACTCAAGCCCCTTCTCAGGGAAAGATGGCAAATTCAAAACTACATCGGATATAGGAAAGAGGTTGAAGAGGGAGGCTATGACAAACCTTTCATTGCAAATACAAGAGAGTGAAGATAAAAATTCATTCCTTGTCAAGGGAAGAGGGGAGTTACAGATAGGCATACTTTTGGAGAACATGAGACGTGAGGGATATGAAATGACAGTATCTCCTCTCTCTGCAATAACCTTTGAGCATGAGGGAAATATTGTTGAAGCTTTGCAAAGGGTGATAGCATATGTTCCTTCAGAGTACTCAACCAAGGTGGTTGACACTATAAGCTCCAGAAACATGgaaataactaaatactctg AGATGGATGGAAGtgaaaaatatacaaaactAGAGTTTGAAGGTAGTACTAGTCAGATGATGGGCTTGATGCCAGTACTAAGAGATATTACCAGGGGTCGAGGAGAGTTCAATGTGACGATGATTGGCTATTCGAGAGCGGAaagtaaaatttataacGCTAGAACAACGGGATCACTAATATCATGTAACACAGGAACCACCACAGCATTTGCTCTCGACCCAGTCATGTCAAAGGGTACCCTATTTGTTCCGGAAGGGGCACATGTGTACCAGGGGATGGTGATAGGAGAATCTTATACTGACAAAGATCTATTACTTAACGTTACCAGAGTCAAACCAGTAACTGGAATGCGGAATAAATCACATGAACAGAGTATTAAGATAGTAACAAGGCCTCTCAATGTGGAACAAGCTCTTGCATTCATCAACTCAACTGAACAACTGGAGTTAACACCGAAACGCATATCAATTCgtaaaaaaaatttgaatCAATCCtgttga
- a CDS encoding cysteine protease precursor, tacP, putative (note;~Tap-24g11.q1c.cand.100 - score = 76.91;~1 probable transmembrane helix predicted for TA03735 by TMHMM2.0 at aa 45-67;~Signal anchor predicted for TA03735 by SignalP 2.0 HMM (Signal peptide probability 0.000, signal anchor probability 0.978) with cleavage site probability 0.000 between residues 59 and 60), protein MADSISSIHDFESSGLDKGIKLGRELTGDVDSFPSGPRKIKFRNVLVSFLIFLFLSISASIIIYTFVSESLSVTNFSNKLLEHMDKSYPRMGKELKESYRNELIRLYKNRIISNDYALECETLVEFDTFMTEFKKRYDHAERARRHLIFRQRYFEVKRQKGEKGYRLGINKFSDLTLEERRSLLLNYQPIKVSMDLNDKNERNQFVERHMSDPMYLVKLKRAKNLDNSIYDSSKITPEDLDWRRPDVVTKVKDQGLDCSSCWAFASVAAVESIFQLLQDVDLDLSEQHLINCETRCSGCSGGYADLALDYVKNKGLPKSSVVPYHSKEETCIEYDRGVYYIDLFLVNKGIDVFNQSLILSPVLVTIGVSDSFFDYKSGIYDGDCSVNLNHAVLLVGEGYDPKTKKRYWIIKNSWGRDWGEDGFMRLERTNEGNDKCGILTVGLTPLFHHYLTSEYAGRYVI, encoded by the exons ATGGCCGATTCAATCTCTTCCATACACGATTTTGAATCGTCTGGACTCGATAAAGGAATTAAATTAGGGAGAGAACTCACCGGGGATGTTGATTCATTTCCGTCTGGCCCACGGAAAATCAAGTTCAGAAACGTCCTCGTCTCTTTCCTGATATTTCTTTTCCTGTCCATTTCAGCctcaattattatttatacatttgTTTCAGAGTCATTGTCTGTCACTAATTTCTCAAACAAGCTCTTGGAACACATGGATAAAAGTTACCCTAGAATGGGAAAGGAACTCAAGGAATCTTACCGAAATGAACTTATCAGACTCTACAAAAACAGGATCATTTCCAACGATTATGCATTGGAATGCGAAACCCTGGTAGAATTTGATACATTCATGACCGAATTTAAGAAAAGATACGATCATGCAGAACGTGCCAGGAGGCATCTCATCTTCCGTCAAAGATACTTTGAGGTTAAAAGACAAAAGG GAGAAAAGGGCTACAGACTgggaataaataaatttagtgACCTCACCCTAGAAGAAAGACGCTCATTGTTGTTAAATTACCAGCCAATTAAAGTTAGTATGGACCTCAATGACAAAAACGAGCGCAACCAGTTTGTGGAAAGGCATATGTCTGATCCGATGTATCTTGTAAAGCTTAAAAGAGCCAAGAACCTGGACAACAGCATTTACGACTCTTCTAAAATCACACCAGAAGACCTTGATTGGAGACGTCCAGACGTTGTCACTAAAGTTAAGGACCAGGGACTTGACTGCTCTAGTTGTTGGGCCTTTGCTTCTGTAGCAGCTGTGGAAAGCATCTTCCAATTGCTACAGGACGTCGATTTGGATTTAAGTGAACAACACCTAATTAACTGTGAAACTAGGTGCTCAGGATGCAGTGGTGGATATGCCGACCTTGCACTAGACTATGTTAAGAACAAAGGTTTACCAAAGTCGAGCGTTGTCCCATACCACTCCAAGGAAGAAACATGTATAGAGTATGATAGGGGCGTTTATTACATTGATTTGTTCCTAGTTAATAAGGGCATTGACGTTTTCAATCAATCGCTAATATTGTCACCAGTCCTTGTTACTATTGGTGTTTCCGATAGTTTTTTCGACTACAAGAGTGGAATTTATGACGGAGACTGCTCTGTGAATTTGAATCATGCAGTTTTACTTGTAGGCGAAGGCTATGACCCCAAGACCAAGAAGAGATACTGGATAATTAAGAATTCCTGGGGAAGAGATTGGGGTGAAGACGGTTTTATGAGACTAGAAAGAACCAACGAGGGGAATGATAAATGCGGAATCTTGACTGTTGGATTAACCCCTCTATTTCACCACTATCTCACCAGCGAATACGCCGGTCGCTATGTCATTTAG
- a CDS encoding cysteine proteinase precursor, tacP, putative (note;~Tap-24g11.q1c.cand.100 - score = 76.91;~1 probable transmembrane helix predicted for TA03730 by TMHMM2.0 at aa 46-68;~Signal anchor predicted for TA03730 by SignalP 2.0 HMM (Signal peptide probability 0.000, signal anchor probability 0.925) with cleavage site probability 0.000 between residues -1 and 0) produces MADAVLSNPNQRLVSNRFDDVECHNQASEIEIQSSSFKTILRKRRLIIISTLSLILIAITSTILSAVFIVKANQAKTFKLDLESLIDKEFNFLDADSREKYVDELVTLFKKGYVSDDFRLEFETFLEFEAYNAKYSVKHKDEKERRERFTYFRNDYHDIKSRTGKELYTREINNYTDMTDKELRSLFPRITNLPKAKKAEVNPVSKINVELSPDYLNSLKAARGGVEVSDVDKITGEGLDWRKADALTYVKDQGTNSPSDWAISVIDSVESLFKIYNKERSVHLSFQELLNCDFKSEKEGNIVSAFDYVSNGVSSAFGYPYSGVRSRCKNSTTSKKFEIGSKVFMTGKDILNKSLVISPTVVAMSMHREFLSYKGGLYDGPCAKNLNHYVLLVGEGYDEETKSRYWIIKNTFGQSWGENGYARIVRTDEKFDKCDILSVGFNPSFTKVETEEARLEREKQEAESRKRTEKARKEEEKRQREARNNAPKTPLRKTVRKY; encoded by the coding sequence ATGGCTGATGCAGTTTTGTCTAACCCAAACCAAAGATTGGTGAGCAATAGGTTTGATGATGTGGAGTGCCACAACCAAGCTAGTGAGATTGAAATTCAATCCTCTTCTTTCAAGACTATCTTGAGAAAGAGGAGGCTCATTATCATCTCTACCCTCTCACTTATTCTTATTGCTATCACTTCAACTATTCTTTCTGCAGTTTTCATCGTCAAGGCCAACCAAGCCAAGACCTTTAAACTTGACCTTGAATCTCTTATTGACAAGGAATTCAACTTCTTGGATGCCGACTCAAGGGAAAAATATGTTGATGAATTAGTCACACTCTTCAAAAAGGGTTACGTTTCTGATGACTTCAGGTTGGAATTCGAGACCTTCCTCGAGTTCGAAGCCTACAATGCTAAGTACTCCGTGAAGCACAAGGACGAAAAGGAACGCAGGGAAAGGTTCACCTACTTCCGCAACGACTACCACGACATCAAGAGCAGGACCGGAAAGGAGTTGTACACTAGGGAAATCAACAACTATACCGATATGACCGACAAAGAGCTCCGTTCATTGTTCCCCAGGATTACCAACTTGCCAAAAGCCAAGAAGGCTGAAGTTAACCCAGTTTCAAAGATCAACGTTGAATTATCTCCTGATTACTTGAACAGCTTGAAAGCCGCAAGAGGTGGCGTAGAGGTCTCTGACGTTGACAAGATCACTGGAGAAGGTCTTGACTGGAGAAAGGCTGATGCTCTTACCTACGTCAAGGACCAAGGAACTAACAGCCCATCTGACTGGGCCATTTCCGTCATTGACTCTGTTGAAAGTTTGTTCAAGATCTACAACAAGGAAAGAAGCGTCCACCTTAGCTTCCAAGAGCTCTTGAACTGTGACTTCAAGTCTGAAAAGGAGGGAAACATTGTTTCTGCCTTCGACTACGTATCCAATGGTGTCTCATCTGCCTTTGGATATCCTTACTCTGGTGTCAGATCAAGATGCAAGAACTCAACTACCTCCAAGAAGTTTGAAATTGGCTCAAAGGTATTCATGACCGGCAAGGATATCTTAAACAAATCCCTCGTTATCTCTCCAACCGTTGTTGCCATGTCAATGCACAGGGAATTCTTGTCATACAAAGGCGGTCTCTATGATGGACCTTGTGCCAAGAATCTCAACCACTACGTCTTACTCGTTGGTGAGGGCTATGACGAAGAAACCAAGTCCAGATACTGGATCATCAAGAACACCTTCGGACAATCCTGGGGTGAGAACGGTTATGCCAGAATCGTTAGGACTGATGAAAAGTTCGACAAATGTGATATATTATCCGTTGGATTCAACCCATCCTTCACTAAAGTAGAAACCGAAGAAGCCAGGTTAGAAAGGGAGAAACAAGAAGCTGAGTCCAGGAAAAGGACCGAGAAGGCAAGAAAGGAAGAAGAAAAGAGGCAAAGAGAGGCCAGGAACAACGCTCCCAAAACTCCCTTAAGAAAAACAGTAAGAAAGTACTAA
- a CDS encoding cysteine proteinase precursor, tacP, putative (note;~Tap-24g11.q1c.cand.101 - score = 24.10;~1 probable transmembrane helix predicted for TA03740 by TMHMM2.0 at aa 38-60;~Signal anchor predicted for TA03740 by SignalP 2.0 HMM (Signal peptide probability 0.005, signal anchor probability 0.840) with cleavage site probability 0.005 between residues 54 and 55): MTVLDDHFPQGDDETVVPTSSSIPILSQMRQIVIKKRLLISFLLTFFILALSSASILTYFFFRSKSITNFKSLAIEHIESHYPSMDPSKRAGFVEEIVKIRQTGKITSDAESELDMLIEFDAFVEKYKKVHRSFDQRVQRFLTFRKNYHIVKTHKPTEPYSLDLNKFSDLSDEEFKALYPVITPPKTYTSLSKHLEFKKMSHKNPIYISKLKKAKGIEEIKDLSLITGENLNWARTDAVSPIKDQGDHCGSCWAFSSIASVESLYRLYKNKSYFLSEQELVNCDKSSMGCAGGLPITALEYIHSKGVSFESEVPYTGIVSPCKPSIKNKVFIDSISILKGNDVVNKSLVISPTVVGIAVTKELKLYSGGIFTGKCGGELNHAVLLVGEGVDHETGMRYWIIKNSWGEDWGENGFLRLQRTKKGLDKCGILTFGLNPILYSS, encoded by the coding sequence ATGACGGTTCTTGACGATCATTTTCCTCAAGGGGATGATGAAACTGTTGTTCCTACATCGAGCTCTATCCCTATACTCAGTCAAATGAGGCAAATAGTTATTAAAAAGAgattattaatatcattCTTGCTCACATTCTTTATTTTGGCACTTTCTTCTGCATCCATTTTAACATACTTTTTTTTCAGATCTAAAAGTATCACAAATTTCAAATCTTTAGCAATCGAGCATATAGAATCCCACTATCCTTCTATGGACCCATCTAAAAGGGCCGGATTTGTTGAAGAGATTGTCAAGATTCGACAAACTGGAAAAATTACCTCCGACGCAGAGAGCGAACTCGATATGTTGATTGAATTTGACGCCTTTGTAGAAAAGTACAAGAAAGTTCACAGAAGTTTTGACCAAAGAGTACAAAGGTTTCTAACATTCAGAAAGAACTATCATATAGTTAAAACCCACAAGCCCACTGAACCTTATTCATTGGACCTTAACAAATTTTCTGATTTATCTGATGAAGAGTTTAAAGCTCTCTACCCTGTAATTACTCCTCCAAAGACTTACACTTCTTTATCAAAACATCTTGagtttaaaaaaatgtCCCACAAGAATCCTATCTATATTTCCAAACTTAAAAAGGCTAAAGGTATTGAAGAAATAAAGGACCTATCTTTGATAACTGGTGAAAACCTTAACTGGGCTAGAACGGACGCCGTCAGTCCAATCAAAGACCAAGGTGACCATTGTGGTTCTTGTTGGGCATTCTCATCAATAGCTTCTGTAGAAAGTTTATACAGATTGTACAAAAACAAGTCTTACTTCTTAAGTGAGCAAGAACTCGTAAATTGTGACAAGTCGAGCATGGGTTGTGCTGGTGGTTTACCAATTACAGCTCTTGAATACATTCACTCTAAAGGAGTCAGTTTCGAGTCAGAAGTTCCATACACTGGAATTGTTTCACCATGTAAGCCAAGTATCAAGAATAAAGTTTTTATTGATTCCATTTCCATTCTTAAAGGAAATGATGTTGTAAACAAGTCATTAGTTATTTCGCCAACTGTAGTTGGAATCGCTGTTACCAAAGAGCTCAAATTATACAGTGGGGGTATATTCACCGGAAAATGCGGTGGTGAATTAAATCATGCTGTACTATTAGTCGGAGAAGGAGTTGACCATGAAACCGGTATGAGGTACTGGATAATTAAGAACTCATGGGGAGAAGATTGGGGCGAAAACGGCTTCCTAAGATTACAAAGAACCAAAAAAGGTTTAGATAAATGTGGAATCTTAACTTTTGGATTAAATCCAATACTTTACTCATCTTAG